CATCTGAAAAGACGCACGGCGCTGTAGAGGCAGCCCCTCATGTGCCGGCCTCTGTTTCGCTTCCCTCGTCCAATTCCTGGATTGGCAGAAAGCCGTATCCCTGTAGCCACTCGCGAATGATGAGGCGGATTATCGCTTCTCGCGTCATCTCAAGCAATTCGCAGGCGAGGGCGAGCGCCAACTCGACGTCATCGTCATCGGACATCCGCCTATCCACGGTCTCGGTGTGAACCATTGTCATCATGCCGGCCCCTTGCCACTACAACCTCACAGGCTAAAGGGTCTCACAGCACACGTTACAGTCAAGGATTACAGCCCCCTTCAAAGGGGTAAAATATTCCGCTAAATCATTGGAAAAATTGGGCTAAGACCTTTGTCGCGGTCTCCTAGGACTAACGTCTTAAAGTCCCGTGCGCGCAGCAAAACCGGACAGTGTCCGCAGAGGAGAAGCGGACGCTGCCAGCGAACGGTCAGAAGAAAAAGTCGCGTTTTTTGAGGGGACACCACTTCACCCTGTCGCCGACGTGTCCAAGGCGGACATCTGGATTTGGGCGCTCCTTAAAACCAATAAATAGGCCGGGCGGGCAAGCCCCGCTCAGACGGATCGGGTCCAGAGGGGCGGACCCGAGTCCCAGAGCTGCCGAGGGGATACGGCAATGCTCTGGGCCCGCCGTGGCCCACACCAGAGGGGGATTGTTCTCCGGCGTGGTAGCTCAGCATTCTGCTCCGCCGATGCCCTTGAGAAAATCTCCCAAATCGGCGGCGGAGGGTACCTCCGGCGGAGTGCTCGATGTGCCTCCCTGGCACATGCGAATTACTGACGATCTCGGCAGGAACCTTTTGGGCGCCAATGTGTTAACTGGAATCGCTCCCGAGCAAACGGCGCATGAATATATGCGCCTCGCCAAGGCAGACCAGCAGGAGCGATCGGCGGCGTAATTGTCGGCGCGAGAGAGTCAGTATTCGCCGCCCGGCTTAAAAAATACGTGTCCGCTGAGGTCAGCCACTTTAGCGTCTTCGGTCCGGTGCCAAATTAGCGTGGCGTTCATTGGCCACGCACATCCCTTTTGGAGAAACTGCGCAAGACGGGCACTTGGGTCGTTCGGGCAGGGTGAAACGACTTTGAACCCCAAGGCTTGAAGATCACGTTCTACAGCGGCCGCATCACTGCCCGCGGGAAACAGCCTCTGCAAGCGTTTTGTGAGCTCCGGTGAGAAGGCCTGTTTTTTCCCCTTGGGAAGTCCACATCCGGCAGTCCACACGTCGCCTTCGTCTACGGCCGTCAAACTGAGCAGTAGCGGAGGTAGGGGGCGATCGCACTCCCCGATCCTCACCATGACCAGCCCGACAAAGCCGAGAAAGCCGACAAGGCAGACAACACAGGCAACGAGCAGGCGAAGTGCAGCAGTGGAAAGATTCATTCATTGCGTCCCAAACGCACTCAACCAAGAGGTCATAGGGTTTCACAGCGCACCTTGCAGTCAAGGATTAGGGATATCGCCCAAACGGAGTATTTGATTTCATTGCGCTTTCCGTCATTCTTTTGAAGAGGACGAGGAGCGGCAAATGTCGAAGTACGAGGGGCTTACGTACCGACTCGCGAGGGAGCGGTTGAGAGAGATCATCCTGACCTTCAAGGAGATCGAATCGCTTATCGGCGCTGCGTTGCCGAAGAGTGCGAGGCGGCCTCAGTTCTGGGCAAATACAAGCGACCCTGAACAATCTCGGCCTGGGAATAGGGCGGCACGCGAGGCCGGCTGTCGAAGCTTTCTGCTGGCAGGACACGACAAGGTCCGCTTCGTTCGCGCTTGAGGTGGGCCGTGGCTTGGCTGAGTGAAGTTCTCGATCAGACAACGGTTCTCAGTCTGTTGGCGGGCATCGTGGTCGGATTGCCGGCCTACTTTGTCGTGTCAGCCCTCATTCGCGATGATCGACCATCGCCTGCGCCGCGGAGATCGCCACGGCGCAGGAAAAGGAGCTCGATTCCCGGCATCGCCGTTGCCGCGGCAATTGCCCTCTTTGGCGTTTCCCAATACGTGCCGCTGATCCCCGGTTGCGATATCAAGGGCAACGTCAGCTACAACTCTGGAGAGCGGATCTATCACATCCCAGGACAGGAAGATTACGGCCAGACGCGCGTCAATTACTTCGACGGGGAGCGGTGGTTCTGCTCCGAGGCGTCGGCACGCGAAGCTGGCTGGCGACGGGCATACAACTAGGACGGAGTTTATCAACAACCCGACCTTCTGCGGTCGCCTCCCGCCGCTGCCAGTACATCCGTGGTCAGCGACGCGAGGCGTATGTGCCTCTAATGTAGGCGCTGTTTGAATTTTAATCAAACGGGAATCAAAGGCGACGACCAGAACAGCGCTTGAACAGGCTGTGCCGGATTTGTGCCACAGAGCTATTCAGACCAGTGCACAACGGTGCACTTTTGTTCTACGTATCGATCCGCGAGGCTCTGCTAATGCGTTGATTTCGTCGAGGAAAACTGGTGCTGCTAGAGAGATTTGAACTCTCGGCCTCTCCCTTACCAAGGGAGTGCTCTACCCCTGAGCTATAGCAGCATCCGGCGGCGTTGGGTGGTACGCCGCAGCAAGCGAGGCGCCTATTGCCATAGCTTGAGGGTGAGCGCAAGCCGCAATTCGAAGTTTTTGCCGGGGCAGCGTCGCGCCGGCCTGCGGCAGGGCTGGCTGGAATTCAGAAAATCCGCCGTTTCCAATGCGTTAGCGTCGGCCTGGATCGAAAAAACGCTTCCAAAATTTAGGCACTTTTGCTCCTTCGGAAATCGCCTTGCTGCTTTCGGGGCGGCTGGTTTTGCGCTAATCCATGCACATGCAGAACGATGACGACAAGGACCACGCGCCGGGGCCGCGACGGGGCGCGAAAGCCGGCAAAAGCGAGGCGGAGGTGAAGCGCGAGCGCCTGGCGAAGACGCTGCGCGACAATCTCCAGCGCCGCAAGCAGCAGGCGCGGGCCCGCCGGGCCGGCGACGCCGACGAGACCTCCGGTCTGCCTGCCGCAAAAACGGACGAATCGGACGATTAATGCATGTCGCCCAAAAGTCCGCAGCGGTTTTGGGGGACGGCATGCAGGAAGGAAAGTGATCGCCGGGATGGAGGCTGCATCACGCGCGCTCCGCCATTCCTGTCGACTTCGCATTTCAAGGCACTTCTAATTTCGCGGCATCTCCACTAAGAGACGCCCTTCAGAAACACCGGATTTTTTAAGAAAGCGGGCGGCGCCCGTGCGAGAGGCCCCATGGATCGCATCAGGATTGTAGGCGGAAATCAACTTCACGGGGTGATCCCCATTTCCGGCGCGAAGAACGCCGCCCTGCCGCTGATGATCGCGTCGCTCCTGACCGACGACACGCTGACCTTGGAAAACGTGCCGCATCTCGCCGATGTCGAGCAGCTGATCCGCATTCTCGGCAATCACGGCGCCGATATTTCCGTCAACGGCCGGCGCGAGCGCCAGGGCGAGAGCTACGCCCGCACCATCCACTTCACCAGTCGCAACATCGTCTCGACCACGGCGCCCTACGAGCTCGTCTCGAAGATGCGCGCCAGCTTCTGGGTCATCGGGCCGCTGCTTGCCCGCGAAGGCAAGGCGCGCGTCTCGCTGCCGGGCGGCTGCGCCATCGGCACGCGGCCGGTGGACCTGTTCATCGAGGGCCTGACGGCGCTCGGCGCCAACATCGAGATCGACGGCGGCTACGTCAACGCCACGGCGCCGGAAGGCGGGCTGACCGGCGGGCGCTATGTGTTCCCGAAGGTTTCGGTCGGCGCCACGCATGTGCTGATGATGGCCGCGACCCTTGCCAACGGCACGACGGTGATCGGCAATGCTGCCCGCGAGCCGGAAGTCGCCGATCTTGCCAAATGCCTGAACGCCATGGGTGCGAAGATTACCGGTGCCGGCACCGGCACGATCACCATCGAGGGCGTGCGCTCGCTGTCGGGCGCCCGGCATCGCGTCCTGCCCGACCGTATCGAAACCGGCACCTATGCCATGGCGGTGGCGATGACCGGCGGCGATGTTATCCTCGAGGACACCGAGGCGAGCCTGCTCGATACCGCGCTTGAAGCGATCCGCCGGGCCGGCGCCGAGATCAGCGAGACCAACAGCGGCATCCGCGTCGTCCGCAACGGCGCCGGCATCCGCCCGGTCGATATCGTCACCGACCCGTTCCCGGGTTTCCCGACCGACCTCCAGGCCCAGTTCATGGGCCTGATGACCAAGTCGAGCGGCGTCTCCCACATCACCGAGACGATCTTCGAGAACCGTTTCATGCACGTCCAGGAACTGGCGCGGCTCGGCGCGAAGATCTCGCTCTCCGGCCAGACCGCGAAGATCGAGGGCGTCGGCCGCCTGAAGGGCGCCCCGGTCATGGCGACCGACCTGCGCGCCTCCGTCTCGCTCGTCATCGCCGGGCTTGCCGCCGAGGGCGAGACGATGGTCTCGCGCGTCTACCACCTCGACCGCGGCTTCGAGCGGCTTGAAGAGAAGCTGACGCGCTGCGGCGCCCATGTGGAGCGCGTCAGCGACTGATTCCTGATGCATGTCGCCCAAAACTGTGTGCCGGTTTTGGGATAACGGCGCCCGAAACCGTTGCGGATTCGGGCGCGACGTCTTATGTCCTTGATGATTGCGGTGCAAAAAATCGGCGCCGGACGACAGGGATGGATCGCATGGATGCTTTGAAGCTGCTGGCACTCGACGAGGAGGACCTGGGGGTCGTTTCCGCTCATGTGCAGGACGCAGTCTTCAAGGTGGCCGGCATTCACTACGATGCGCGCCGCCGGCAGTTTTCCCTCGTCATCAACCGCTTCGTCTGGGAAACGGCGGAAGGCAAGCGCAAAAACTTCGAGCGGCGGCGTGCCTTGCTGCTCTTCAAATGCGTCACCGCCGTGCGCTCGCTCGGCTTCGACCGGGCCGACATGGAAGCGGTGCTCGATCTCCTGGCGGTGCAATTCCTGGTCAAGGGGGAGGGGCCTGACGGAACGGTCGAGCTGGTGCTCGCCGGCGAGGCCTCGATCGCGCTCGATGTGGAATGCATCGAGGCGCAGCTTGCCGATACCGGCGGGGCGTGGGAAACCGCGTTCAGGCCGCGTCATCCCGAAGGCGACTGAGCAGAGCGCCCGCCACCACCAAGAGGATCATCGCATTGGCAATCCGGTTGAACTTTCTCGACAGCGGCTTCGAACGTGACTTCGCCGCGTTCCTGACCACCAAGCGGGAGGTTTCCGAAGACGTCAACGCCGTGGTGCGCGCCATCATCGACGACGTGCGGGCCCGCGGCGACGCGGCGCTCGCCGACTATTCCGCCCGCTTCGACGGCGTCGATTTCAGCGTCACGCCGATGGCGGTCAGCGCGGCCGAGATCGACGCGGCGATCGACGCGGTCGAGCCGGAGGTGCTCGGCGCGCTCAAGGTTGCGGCGACCCGCATCGAGGCGCATCACCGCCGGCAACTGCCGAAGGACGATCTCTACGAAGATAAGATGGGCGTCGGCCTCGGCTCGCGCTGGACGGCGATCGATGCGGTCGGGCTTTACGTCCCGGGCGGCACGGCGAGCTATCCGAGCTCGGTGCTGATGAATGCGCTGCCGGCCAAGGTCGCCGGCGTGCCGCGCATCGTCATGGTCGTGCCGACGAGGGGGGGCGCGATCAATCCGGCCGTGCTGGCGGCAGCAAGGCTTGCCGGCGTCGAGGAAATCTATCGCATCGGCGGCGCCCAGGCCGTCGCCTCACTTGCCTACGGCACGGAGACGATCGCGCCGGTGGCGAAGATCATGGGTCCCGGCAATGCCTATGTCGCGGCCGCCAAGCGGCAAGTCTTCGGCACCGTCGGCATCGACATGATCGCCGGCCCCTCGGAGGTGCTGGTGATCGCCGACCGCGACAACGACCCGGACTGGATCGCCGCGGACCTCCTGGCGCAGGCCGAACACGATGCCGGTGCCCAGGCGATCCTGATCACCGATGACGCCGCCTTCGGCGCGTCGGTCGAACAGGCGGTCGAGCGGCAGCTGAAGACGCTGCCGCGCAGCGAGACGGCGACGGCAAGCTGGCGCGACTTCGGCGCAGTGATCCTGGTGCCCGATCTCGACAAGGCGGTGCCGCTCGCCAACCGAATCGCCGCGGAGCACCTCGAGCTGGCGATGGCCGACCCGGATTCGATGGTGCCGAAGATCCGCAATGCCGGCGCCATTTTCATTGGCCGCCACACGCCGGAGGTGATCGGCGACTATGTCGGCGGCTCCAACCACGTGCTGCCGACGGCGCGCTCGGCGCGCTTCTCCTCCGGCCTCGGCGTGCTCGACTATATGAAGCGGACCTCCATTCTACGGCTCGGGCCCGAACAACTGCGCATCCTCGGCCCGGCGGCGATTGCGCTGGCCAAGTCGGAAGGACTTGAGGCGCATGCCCGCTCCGTTGCCATCCGCCTCAATTTCGGGGAAGAGGGATGAGGGCCGACCGCCACCTCAGACTCTGCGATGTCGTGCTGGACGAGACGATCGGCCGCTCGACCCCGGACGTCGAGCACGAGCGCGCGGTTGCGATCTTCGATCTCCTGGAGGAGAACCTGTTCGAGCCCGCCGGGCATCCGGGCGGTCCCTATCGGCTCAATCTGTCGCTCGTCGACTCGAAGCTCGTCTTCGCCATCTCGACCGACGGCGGCGAGGCGGTTGCCACCCACATTCTGTCGCTCACCCCCTTTCGCCGCATCGTGAAGGACTATTTCCTGATCTGTGAAAGCTATTACGAGGCGATCCGATCAGCGACGCCGAGCCAGATCGAGGCGATCGACATGGGCCGTCGCGGCATCCACAACGAGGGCTCGCAGACGCTGATGGATCGGCTTTCCGGCAAGATCAGGCTGGATTTCGATACGGCGCGGCGCCTCTTCACATTGGTCTGCGTGCTCTATTGGCGCGGCTGACGGAGGCGGACGTGACCGGGATCGCCTCGCCAGGATCGAAGATGCCCCGCTCGATCCTCTTCATGTGCGGCATGAACGCGATCCGCTCGCCGATGGCCGAGGCGCTCGCCAAAGCCGCCCTGCCGAAGGGAACCTATGTGGCCTCAGCGGGCGTGCGGCACGGCGAGCGCGACCCGTTCGTCGACGTGGTTCTCGATGAGGTCGGGCTGACGATCGGCCGCCACCAGCCGCATACGCTCGATGAACTCGAGGACGATTACTTCGATGTCATCGTGACGCTGGCGCCGGAAGCCCATCACAAGGCGCTGGAACTGACCCGCTCGATGGCCGTCGACGTCGTCTACTGGCCGACGCCGGACCCGACGGTGGCGACCGGTACGCGCGACCAGATCGTCGGCGCCTACCGCGCCGTCAGGGACCACCTCGCCGGCCTGATTGCCAGCCGGCTTGCCGGCCGCGGGCAGGTCGGCTGAAGGACGGCGCCGCTCGCTTTTGCGTGGCCGAAAGCAATAGCGGCAGCGTAGGGTAGAGTTGCCGAAAAAACGGGTATCAAGGCGGGTTCACAAATCCCCAGCGATTGTGTAGTTTCCGGCAAATTTTTCAAGGATGCGTGGCGCATCCGCTGTTGAACATGAGAAAGCACAATCCTTTATGGCGAAAGAAGAAGTCCTCGAATTTCCGGGCGTGGTCACCGAATTGCTTCCGAACGCGACGTTCCGCGTGAAGCTCGAGAATGACCATGAAATCATCGCCCACACGGCCGGCCGCATGCGCAAGAACCGCATCCGCGTTCTCGCCGGCGACAAGGTGCTGGTCGAGATGACCCCCTATGACCTGACCAAGGGCCGCATCACCTACCGCTTCAAGTAAGCGTTGGCGGCGGTAACCTCCGGGATTCGCGGCTCGTTTCCATGACAGTCACCCAGAAACTGATATTGGCCTCCGGATCGCCGCGTCGCGTCGAGCTTTTGGCACAAGCCGGCATCGAGCCGGCGCGCCTGCTGCCGATGGACCTCGACGAGACGCCCAAGCGCGCCGAGCACCCCCGCTCGCTGGCACGCCGGCTTTCCGCCGAGAAGGCCAAGGCGGCACTGGCGGCGGTCAAGGGCGAGCCCAGCTGGGACGGCAGCTATATTCTGGCGGCCGACACGGTCGTCTGCGTCGGCCGCCGCATCCTGCCTAAGCCGGA
This DNA window, taken from Sinorhizobium fredii NGR234, encodes the following:
- the hisD gene encoding histidinol dehydrogenase yields the protein MAIRLNFLDSGFERDFAAFLTTKREVSEDVNAVVRAIIDDVRARGDAALADYSARFDGVDFSVTPMAVSAAEIDAAIDAVEPEVLGALKVAATRIEAHHRRQLPKDDLYEDKMGVGLGSRWTAIDAVGLYVPGGTASYPSSVLMNALPAKVAGVPRIVMVVPTRGGAINPAVLAAARLAGVEEIYRIGGAQAVASLAYGTETIAPVAKIMGPGNAYVAAAKRQVFGTVGIDMIAGPSEVLVIADRDNDPDWIAADLLAQAEHDAGAQAILITDDAAFGASVEQAVERQLKTLPRSETATASWRDFGAVILVPDLDKAVPLANRIAAEHLELAMADPDSMVPKIRNAGAIFIGRHTPEVIGDYVGGSNHVLPTARSARFSSGLGVLDYMKRTSILRLGPEQLRILGPAAIALAKSEGLEAHARSVAIRLNFGEEG
- a CDS encoding sunset domain-containing protein, with the translated sequence MAWLSEVLDQTTVLSLLAGIVVGLPAYFVVSALIRDDRPSPAPRRSPRRRKRSSIPGIAVAAAIALFGVSQYVPLIPGCDIKGNVSYNSGERIYHIPGQEDYGQTRVNYFDGERWFCSEASAREAGWRRAYN
- a CDS encoding UPF0262 family protein — its product is MRADRHLRLCDVVLDETIGRSTPDVEHERAVAIFDLLEENLFEPAGHPGGPYRLNLSLVDSKLVFAISTDGGEAVATHILSLTPFRRIVKDYFLICESYYEAIRSATPSQIEAIDMGRRGIHNEGSQTLMDRLSGKIRLDFDTARRLFTLVCVLYWRG
- a CDS encoding DUF2948 family protein; translated protein: MDALKLLALDEEDLGVVSAHVQDAVFKVAGIHYDARRRQFSLVINRFVWETAEGKRKNFERRRALLLFKCVTAVRSLGFDRADMEAVLDLLAVQFLVKGEGPDGTVELVLAGEASIALDVECIEAQLADTGGAWETAFRPRHPEGD
- a CDS encoding DUF7662 domain-containing protein gives rise to the protein MSKYEGLTYRLARERLREIILTFKEIESLIGAALPKSARRPQFWANTSDPEQSRPGNRAAREAGCRSFLLAGHDKVRFVRA
- the murA gene encoding UDP-N-acetylglucosamine 1-carboxyvinyltransferase: MDRIRIVGGNQLHGVIPISGAKNAALPLMIASLLTDDTLTLENVPHLADVEQLIRILGNHGADISVNGRRERQGESYARTIHFTSRNIVSTTAPYELVSKMRASFWVIGPLLAREGKARVSLPGGCAIGTRPVDLFIEGLTALGANIEIDGGYVNATAPEGGLTGGRYVFPKVSVGATHVLMMAATLANGTTVIGNAAREPEVADLAKCLNAMGAKITGAGTGTITIEGVRSLSGARHRVLPDRIETGTYAMAVAMTGGDVILEDTEASLLDTALEAIRRAGAEISETNSGIRVVRNGAGIRPVDIVTDPFPGFPTDLQAQFMGLMTKSSGVSHITETIFENRFMHVQELARLGAKISLSGQTAKIEGVGRLKGAPVMATDLRASVSLVIAGLAAEGETMVSRVYHLDRGFERLEEKLTRCGAHVERVSD
- a CDS encoding low molecular weight phosphatase family protein; this encodes MPRSILFMCGMNAIRSPMAEALAKAALPKGTYVASAGVRHGERDPFVDVVLDEVGLTIGRHQPHTLDELEDDYFDVIVTLAPEAHHKALELTRSMAVDVVYWPTPDPTVATGTRDQIVGAYRAVRDHLAGLIASRLAGRGQVG
- the infA gene encoding translation initiation factor IF-1, which produces MAKEEVLEFPGVVTELLPNATFRVKLENDHEIIAHTAGRMRKNRIRVLAGDKVLVEMTPYDLTKGRITYRFK